One stretch of Nitratiruptor tergarcus DSM 16512 DNA includes these proteins:
- a CDS encoding peptidylprolyl isomerase has protein sequence MISWMQKHKKYLVITIWISTIAFVGAGFVGWGAYKYGSSGDTMVEVGDTKITIKEFQNKYSQLYNYYNKLLGGNLDQQKAKEMGIDKAAFDALIKEALLINYAKDHGLMVTDEEVAKKIASMQVFQRDGHFEKELYINVLKQNHMRPKDFEQSIKKELLLEKIKAVFKPKLLPLEFDTASAALFMGDKIAYKPLTSNDINISYTQKELKNYYNEHKDNYQTPTHYKLAVVEVTPQDVTIDDTKLQEYYQAHRIQYKDSSGKIMKFEDAKPLVERDYKLKLAKKEALKKYITLKKGKIKPQKSIEVTDTNTTLPPTFMEKLKLAQSGKVFKPIIIGEKYLIIKLDNKKLPQPMSFEEAKALVQKDFEKEQRSKKLIETAQKLAKTFKGIEINSFICRDDVNKIKALESTEAATFLKKLFTQKEGEGFVQLSDEKVVLYRILDQKLHMPKKIDKNRALITDNTIKLKELLESQRILNILQKLYEIKVYKGI, from the coding sequence ATGATTAGCTGGATGCAAAAACATAAAAAATATCTTGTAATAACGATTTGGATAAGTACAATAGCATTCGTTGGAGCGGGATTTGTTGGATGGGGGGCATACAAGTATGGCTCTAGTGGTGACACTATGGTAGAAGTTGGTGATACTAAAATAACAATCAAAGAGTTTCAAAACAAATACTCCCAGCTTTATAATTACTACAATAAACTCCTAGGCGGTAATCTTGATCAACAAAAAGCAAAAGAGATGGGCATAGATAAAGCAGCTTTCGATGCACTTATCAAAGAGGCACTTCTCATCAATTACGCTAAGGATCATGGTCTTATGGTAACAGATGAAGAGGTAGCTAAAAAAATAGCATCGATGCAAGTATTTCAGCGTGATGGTCACTTTGAAAAAGAGCTCTATATTAATGTCCTCAAGCAAAACCATATGCGCCCTAAAGATTTTGAGCAAAGCATAAAAAAAGAGCTTCTTTTAGAAAAGATTAAAGCTGTATTCAAACCAAAACTTCTACCACTAGAGTTTGATACCGCAAGTGCAGCACTCTTTATGGGAGATAAAATTGCATACAAACCTCTTACAAGTAACGATATCAATATAAGTTATACACAAAAAGAGCTCAAAAACTACTACAATGAACATAAAGACAACTACCAAACACCTACACACTATAAACTTGCAGTAGTTGAAGTAACGCCACAAGATGTCACAATAGATGACACAAAACTTCAAGAGTATTATCAAGCACATCGCATCCAATACAAAGATAGTAGTGGAAAAATTATGAAATTTGAAGATGCAAAACCGCTTGTTGAGCGTGACTATAAATTGAAACTTGCAAAAAAAGAGGCTCTCAAAAAATATATTACTCTTAAAAAAGGAAAAATCAAACCACAAAAAAGTATAGAAGTTACAGATACAAATACCACACTACCCCCAACTTTTATGGAAAAACTTAAACTAGCTCAAAGTGGTAAAGTATTCAAGCCAATTATTATAGGTGAAAAATATCTCATAATTAAATTAGATAACAAAAAATTACCACAGCCAATGAGCTTTGAAGAGGCAAAAGCGTTAGTACAAAAAGATTTTGAAAAAGAACAACGCTCCAAAAAACTTATAGAAACAGCACAAAAACTCGCTAAAACTTTCAAAGGGATTGAAATAAATAGTTTCATTTGCAGAGACGATGTAAATAAAATTAAAGCTTTAGAGAGCACAGAAGCTGCTACATTTCTTAAAAAACTCTTCACACAAAAAGAGGGAGAAGGGTTTGTTCAATTGAGTGATGAGAAAGTGGTCTTATATAGAATTTTAGATCAAAAACTGCATATGCCAAAAAAAATAGATAAAAACAGAGCCCTTATTACCGATAATACCATTAAGCTCAAAGAGCTTCTAGAGTCACAAAGAATTTTGAATATACTGCAAAAGCTTTATGAAATAAAAGTATATAAAGGAATATAG
- a CDS encoding adenosylmethionine--8-amino-7-oxononanoate transaminase, whose protein sequence is MTNQELMQRDLKHIWHPCTQMKDHEAIPIIPIKRAKGVYVYDFEDNRYIDSISSWWVNLFGHSNEYINTKINEQLQQLEHVIFAGFTHEQIVKLSERLCHFTGLEKCFYADNGSSAIEVALKMSFHYFKNKGETRPYFVSLTNSYHGETLGALSVGDVELYKETYKEIMIHTLQTPVPKDRTEETAIQAAQELEKLFEQRHKEISAFIVEPLVQCAGYMHMYHPLFLKLAKELCEKYDIFFIADEIAVGFGRTGTLFACEQAGIKPDFMCLSKGLTGGYLPLSVVLTSDRVYEMFYCDYNEYKAFLHSHSYTGNALACAAANATLDIFENDDVITKNRIKIDYIAQKIAAFRELPCVKDVRQRGMIAAIELQGYKPQERIGLRINQEALKRGVFVRPLGNVIYFMPPYVITFDEIDMMIDSVYDIVKSL, encoded by the coding sequence ATGACCAACCAGGAGCTTATGCAAAGAGATCTCAAGCATATTTGGCATCCATGTACACAGATGAAAGATCATGAAGCAATTCCTATTATCCCCATCAAGCGAGCAAAAGGGGTGTATGTCTATGATTTTGAAGATAATCGCTACATTGATAGCATTAGTAGCTGGTGGGTCAATCTTTTTGGTCATAGTAATGAGTATATTAATACAAAAATCAATGAGCAGCTTCAACAGCTTGAACATGTCATTTTTGCGGGATTTACACATGAACAAATAGTAAAGCTCTCTGAGCGTCTCTGCCACTTTACTGGCTTGGAGAAATGCTTTTATGCTGATAATGGAAGTAGTGCAATTGAAGTAGCTTTAAAGATGAGCTTTCACTATTTTAAAAACAAAGGCGAGACAAGGCCGTATTTTGTCTCACTTACTAATAGCTACCATGGTGAGACACTTGGTGCTTTGTCGGTGGGGGATGTGGAGTTATACAAAGAAACTTACAAAGAGATAATGATCCATACACTGCAAACCCCCGTTCCAAAAGATAGAACCGAAGAAACAGCAATCCAAGCAGCTCAAGAGTTAGAAAAGCTTTTTGAGCAACGGCATAAAGAGATTAGTGCTTTTATTGTAGAGCCTTTGGTGCAGTGTGCAGGGTATATGCATATGTATCATCCACTGTTTTTAAAATTAGCAAAAGAGTTGTGTGAAAAGTATGATATATTTTTCATTGCCGATGAAATTGCAGTGGGGTTTGGAAGAACTGGAACACTCTTTGCTTGTGAGCAAGCCGGTATCAAGCCAGATTTTATGTGTCTGTCAAAAGGCCTTACAGGAGGGTATCTGCCGCTCTCAGTGGTGCTAACTTCAGATAGAGTATATGAGATGTTTTATTGTGATTACAACGAATATAAAGCCTTTTTACATTCACATAGTTATACAGGGAATGCTTTAGCATGTGCAGCAGCGAATGCAACGCTTGATATTTTTGAAAATGATGATGTAATTACTAAAAACCGTATAAAAATTGATTACATTGCACAAAAAATTGCTGCGTTTAGGGAGCTTCCTTGTGTGAAAGATGTACGCCAACGGGGTATGATAGCAGCCATAGAGTTGCAAGGATATAAGCCACAAGAGAGGATAGGGCTGCGCATTAATCAAGAAGCTCTCAAAAGAGGAGTTTTTGTCAGGCCACTTGGCAATGTGATTTACTTTATGCCTCCTTATGTGATAACTTTTGATGAGATTGATATGATGATAGATAGTGTTTATGATATAGTAAAGAGTCTATGA
- the rsmH gene encoding 16S rRNA (cytosine(1402)-N(4))-methyltransferase RsmH: MQSPHIPVLLDEVVEVFKDTQGWIVDATLGYAGHSYAILQSNPQNKIVGIDRDEEAIAFSTKRLQPFSKRVKFVRGAFSQKIEEILQTMEIKGVLADIGVSSLQLDKKERGFSLESEVLDMRMDKSAALSAYEVVNTYSQEDLARVLQEYGEVKNAWKIAGEVVKHRPIKSAKELKTLIERLVPRTKKIHPATTIFQAIRIEVNKELEELEGLLDALEKAKPRGAKVAIITFHSLEDRLVKNRFKKWAQKCICPPEALRCECGGDRALGTILTKKPITATKEEIMKNPRSRSAKLRVFKFKE; this comes from the coding sequence ATGCAATCTCCACATATTCCGGTGCTTTTAGATGAAGTAGTTGAAGTTTTTAAAGATACCCAGGGCTGGATTGTAGATGCCACGCTTGGCTATGCAGGCCACTCTTATGCCATTTTACAAAGTAATCCTCAAAACAAAATAGTTGGTATTGACAGGGATGAAGAGGCAATTGCATTTTCTACGAAACGTTTGCAGCCTTTTAGCAAGAGAGTAAAATTTGTACGAGGTGCATTTTCACAAAAAATTGAAGAGATTTTGCAAACAATGGAAATTAAAGGAGTTTTGGCCGATATTGGAGTCTCTTCATTGCAATTAGATAAAAAAGAGCGGGGGTTTAGCTTAGAGAGTGAAGTACTTGATATGCGTATGGATAAGAGCGCTGCACTGAGTGCGTATGAAGTTGTCAATACATATAGCCAAGAAGATCTCGCCAGGGTATTACAAGAGTATGGAGAGGTAAAAAATGCATGGAAAATTGCAGGAGAGGTTGTAAAACATAGACCAATAAAAAGCGCAAAAGAGCTCAAAACGCTCATAGAGCGTTTAGTTCCCCGTACAAAAAAGATCCATCCAGCTACGACAATCTTTCAAGCAATTCGCATCGAAGTTAACAAGGAGCTCGAGGAGTTAGAAGGTCTCTTAGATGCATTGGAAAAAGCAAAACCAAGAGGTGCAAAAGTTGCTATTATTACATTTCACTCTCTAGAAGATCGTTTAGTAAAAAATAGATTTAAAAAATGGGCGCAAAAATGTATCTGTCCTCCAGAGGCTTTACGTTGCGAGTGTGGAGGTGATAGAGCACTTGGTACAATATTGACAAAAAAACCGATAACAGCAACAAAAGAGGAGATAATGAAAAATCCTCGTAGTCGCAGTGCAAAGCTGCGTGTATTTAAGTTTAAGGAGTAG
- a CDS encoding efflux RND transporter permease subunit, with protein sequence MRKFLEFAIEKAALNHIFLLLIFILSIFAYQNVPKEIFPPITLDKIFITGGYSGASAQTLDKMVVENLEDELKNVQNLSDIDAIVKNGRFTIISDIKEGADNLIVLNDVKDKIAKIKKDLPPDMDEPTATILKKSFPLVLIAIATKEDTRKLLGVADKLKSELSSIKELSDIDIRGWREDELQIKLLKKKIDALHLNTTQIAELIQQIATIFPIGSIQQRGDHFFLTTENGKKRVEELRNLILKIGSKKVRLADIAKVVFTLSDPQMLSHFNGKPNISINVTKTKNGNAIELVKKIKQILHTYEKEYPGFEFKVYTDTSIWIRNRLNTVTSNLFFGLILVFTALLLTVDWRIAIVVGMGIPVSFMIGLISLEFLGYSLNMLSLFGALIALGMLVDEAIVVAENIYRHLENGDDPKTAAINGALEMFPAVLTATSTTIFAFLPLLIISGEMGAFIKILPVIISILLLSSLFEAFYFLPLHAKDFLRVTKKRESSSFWHKIYTFYAKVLAFLLQKKYLSLIFLVGGIVIATVVMLKQTKFQLFPSFDTTQIYITGRVNVNNDVEDTEKILKPLEQAILQSVKKDEVSSVTAIVGMKLDAKNNAQTGANLFHVFVNLHELKPQNFVDKFITPIFSIEYDSSDMLRTRSAKEIAKDLQKLVQKFKHPPIEEIAVVVPQAGIVKSDIEISLEYEHPKDVLQAIKLLEEAMQKIDGVYNITDDAKEGEKELKLKLNDYAAKLGITEGYLAKYLQALYLDAEVAKMFKYNKLIYVKLQSMSKDDYSAFKDLLIDVPNSMQKVRLQDIAQFITIEHFYDIIKENGKKIRTVYGSLDKKKLTSAEFYDRITPVLEKIQKLGIGVKIKGEQKENKKLMREIIRAFIIAVFLIFAALVWMFNSVLYSLIVLSVIPLSLLGVLIGNKILGLNLTMPGLLGLVGLAGVVVNDGLIMIDFIRKCTNLECVIKRATLRVRPILLTSITTILGLATLMFFASGQSLILQPMAVTLGFGIGWATIINLLIVPLLFVLVKRIR encoded by the coding sequence ATGAGAAAATTTTTAGAGTTTGCTATTGAAAAAGCTGCGCTTAATCACATTTTTTTATTATTGATATTTATTCTTTCTATTTTTGCATATCAAAATGTTCCAAAAGAGATTTTTCCACCTATAACTTTGGATAAGATTTTTATTACTGGTGGGTATAGTGGGGCGAGTGCGCAGACACTTGACAAAATGGTCGTAGAAAATCTTGAAGATGAACTCAAAAATGTACAAAATCTCAGTGATATTGATGCGATTGTTAAAAATGGGCGTTTTACTATCATATCAGATATCAAAGAGGGGGCAGATAATCTCATAGTACTCAATGATGTAAAAGATAAGATTGCTAAAATAAAAAAAGATCTTCCTCCAGATATGGATGAGCCTACCGCTACAATTTTAAAAAAGAGTTTTCCTCTTGTGCTCATAGCAATTGCTACAAAAGAGGATACGAGAAAGCTTTTGGGAGTCGCAGATAAACTCAAAAGTGAACTCAGTTCCATCAAGGAATTAAGTGATATTGATATTAGAGGATGGAGAGAGGATGAATTACAAATTAAACTATTAAAGAAAAAAATAGATGCTTTGCATCTTAATACCACTCAAATTGCTGAACTCATTCAGCAAATTGCTACAATCTTTCCTATCGGCTCGATTCAGCAAAGAGGAGATCATTTCTTTCTTACCACAGAAAACGGGAAAAAGAGGGTAGAAGAGCTACGAAATCTCATTTTAAAAATAGGCTCTAAAAAGGTAAGGCTTGCAGATATTGCAAAAGTTGTGTTTACTTTGAGTGATCCGCAAATGCTCTCACACTTTAATGGCAAGCCAAATATTTCTATCAATGTAACTAAAACAAAAAATGGCAATGCAATAGAGCTTGTAAAAAAGATTAAGCAGATACTGCATACGTATGAAAAGGAGTATCCAGGATTTGAATTTAAAGTTTATACTGATACTTCTATCTGGATTCGCAATCGACTCAATACTGTAACATCCAATCTCTTCTTTGGTCTTATCTTAGTTTTTACAGCCTTGCTATTAACTGTGGATTGGCGAATAGCCATTGTTGTGGGAATGGGAATTCCTGTTAGCTTTATGATTGGGCTCATATCTTTAGAGTTTCTTGGTTATAGCCTCAATATGCTCTCACTCTTTGGAGCTCTTATTGCTTTGGGAATGCTTGTAGATGAAGCGATTGTTGTTGCTGAAAATATCTATAGGCATTTAGAAAATGGAGACGATCCAAAAACTGCTGCCATTAATGGGGCTTTGGAGATGTTTCCTGCAGTCCTTACTGCTACTTCGACAACGATCTTTGCATTTTTACCCCTTTTAATTATTAGTGGTGAAATGGGGGCTTTTATAAAAATACTCCCTGTGATTATCTCTATTTTACTTTTAAGTTCTTTATTTGAAGCATTCTATTTTTTGCCACTCCATGCTAAAGATTTTTTACGTGTGACAAAAAAGAGAGAAAGTAGTTCTTTTTGGCATAAGATTTATACATTCTATGCAAAAGTACTTGCATTTTTATTGCAAAAAAAATATCTCAGTCTCATATTTTTAGTAGGTGGTATTGTAATTGCAACAGTTGTAATGCTCAAGCAGACAAAGTTTCAACTCTTTCCTAGTTTTGATACTACGCAGATTTATATTACAGGTCGCGTGAATGTCAATAATGATGTAGAAGATACAGAAAAGATTTTGAAGCCTTTGGAGCAGGCCATTTTGCAAAGCGTGAAAAAAGATGAAGTCAGTTCCGTGACTGCAATTGTAGGGATGAAACTTGATGCGAAAAATAATGCACAAACAGGGGCAAATCTCTTTCATGTTTTTGTGAATCTCCATGAGCTCAAGCCCCAAAATTTTGTTGATAAATTTATAACCCCTATCTTTTCTATTGAGTATGACAGCTCGGATATGCTCCGTACTCGCAGTGCAAAAGAGATAGCTAAAGATCTGCAAAAACTAGTACAAAAGTTCAAGCATCCTCCTATTGAAGAGATTGCTGTAGTTGTTCCACAAGCTGGAATAGTAAAGAGTGACATAGAAATAAGCTTGGAGTATGAGCATCCAAAAGATGTTTTACAAGCTATCAAACTATTAGAAGAAGCTATGCAAAAAATTGATGGGGTTTATAATATAACAGATGATGCAAAAGAGGGTGAAAAAGAGCTCAAGCTCAAACTCAATGACTATGCAGCAAAGCTAGGAATTACAGAAGGGTATCTTGCAAAATATCTCCAAGCCTTATATCTTGATGCAGAAGTTGCAAAGATGTTTAAGTACAATAAGCTCATCTATGTGAAGCTGCAATCAATGAGCAAAGATGATTATTCGGCTTTTAAAGATCTCCTCATAGATGTTCCAAATAGTATGCAAAAAGTGCGTTTACAGGATATAGCGCAGTTTATAACAATCGAACACTTCTATGACATTATTAAAGAAAATGGTAAAAAGATTCGTACTGTATATGGATCTTTAGATAAAAAGAAGCTCACTTCTGCAGAGTTTTATGATCGCATTACCCCTGTTTTAGAGAAAATTCAAAAATTAGGTATTGGAGTAAAAATAAAAGGGGAGCAAAAAGAGAATAAAAAGTTGATGCGAGAGATTATTCGTGCATTTATTATTGCTGTCTTTTTGATTTTTGCTGCACTTGTCTGGATGTTTAATTCAGTTTTGTATTCGCTTATTGTTTTGAGTGTTATTCCTCTTTCTTTATTGGGAGTATTAATTGGAAATAAAATCTTAGGACTTAATCTGACAATGCCGGGACTCCTTGGTCTTGTGGGACTTGCTGGGGTTGTGGTAAATGATGGGCTTATTATGATTGATTTTATTAGAAAATGTACAAACTTAGAGTGTGTTATTAAAAGAGCAACCCTTCGTGTACGTCCGATACTGCTAACTTCCATCACAACTATTTTAGGACTAGCCACACTCATGTTTTTTGCAAGTGGACAAAGCCTCATACTCCAACCTATGGCTGTGACACTTGGATTTGGTATTGGTTGGGCTACAATAATTAATCTTTTGATAGTCCCATTACTCTTTGTTTTAGTAAAACGCATAAGGTAA
- a CDS encoding DUF2018 family protein, with translation MYFEDDDVLGGTPKSRFLDIVFHANRNVVEGELENIMEWMAALELIIEQKCGLDVEKEVQQVLYDESKKKELENKLNSLYIEYMGKILSQSE, from the coding sequence ATGTATTTTGAAGATGATGATGTTTTAGGCGGGACACCAAAAAGTAGATTTTTAGATATTGTTTTTCATGCTAATCGCAACGTAGTTGAAGGAGAACTTGAAAACATTATGGAGTGGATGGCCGCATTAGAGCTTATTATAGAGCAAAAATGTGGGCTTGATGTAGAAAAAGAGGTACAGCAAGTTCTTTATGATGAGAGCAAAAAAAAGGAACTAGAAAATAAACTAAACTCTCTTTATATTGAATATATGGGGAAAATTTTGAGCCAAAGTGAATAA
- a CDS encoding polyprenyl synthetase family protein: MQRVKEIIEGFIADLDDAYVQELFAKIPAGKMLRSKLILQIVPSKEGEFLAAVIEMIHAASLLHDDVIDDAMMRRGVASINAIFGNKPAIMMGDILYSKAFFELTKLPHPIPQIVSNAVTLLSLGELLDVQLAKSFNTNEDAYFDMIYKKTASLIEASAKAAAILAGKESEKYGLYGKNLGLAFQIVDDILDIIQDASTLGKPALHDLKEGKSTLPYIYLYHALSADEKEKLLKLFKKDLSEEEKDWLKEKFTATGALERTKEKARILGKEAMAILDEEDERLHEIMSSLIERTY, from the coding sequence TTGCAGAGGGTGAAAGAGATAATAGAGGGATTTATTGCAGATCTTGATGATGCGTATGTCCAAGAGCTTTTTGCAAAAATTCCTGCAGGTAAGATGTTGCGTAGTAAACTTATTTTGCAGATAGTTCCTAGCAAAGAGGGAGAGTTTTTAGCTGCTGTTATAGAGATGATTCATGCAGCGAGTCTTTTGCACGATGATGTTATTGATGATGCGATGATGCGCAGAGGTGTTGCTTCTATTAATGCGATTTTTGGAAATAAGCCAGCTATTATGATGGGAGATATCCTCTATTCAAAAGCCTTTTTTGAATTGACAAAACTGCCTCATCCTATACCCCAGATTGTTTCTAATGCTGTAACACTTCTTAGTCTTGGAGAGCTTTTAGATGTACAGCTTGCTAAGAGTTTTAATACTAATGAAGATGCCTATTTTGATATGATTTATAAAAAAACTGCATCTTTAATTGAAGCGAGCGCTAAAGCAGCTGCGATTTTGGCAGGCAAAGAGAGCGAAAAATATGGGCTCTATGGTAAAAACTTGGGACTTGCTTTTCAGATAGTTGATGATATTCTCGATATTATACAAGATGCATCGACGCTTGGTAAGCCTGCTTTGCATGATCTCAAAGAAGGAAAAAGTACGCTCCCCTATATCTACCTCTACCACGCTTTGTCTGCTGATGAAAAAGAGAAGCTTTTAAAACTATTTAAAAAAGATCTGAGTGAAGAGGAAAAAGATTGGCTCAAAGAAAAGTTTACTGCTACTGGAGCATTAGAAAGAACAAAAGAAAAAGCAAGAATTCTTGGCAAAGAGGCAATGGCGATACTGGATGAAGAGGATGAGAGGCTTCATGAGATTATGAGCTCCTTGATTGAGAGGACATATTAA
- the hemA gene encoding glutamyl-tRNA reductase: MHYLVISFSHKNSDIVTREKLALSQEERREFVANEILTKDSINEVIILSTCNRVEIIASSKDPFRSTESVLEILAKVSGINIEELEGRADVYEDNGAVHHIFSVASGLDSLVVGETQIVGQLKDAYKEAYEKGWCAQKLGRVMHYAFKCAKEVRTSTDISKNPVSVASAAVALAKDRLGNLGGFTALVIGTGEMGTLAAKHLLTHGCNVILVGRSEEKTKKIAYEIDKNIQVATTPELPHLINNYRLLFTATSSSDPIITKNMVERRDFARLWFDMAIPRDIEEMDIENIAIYAVDDLKEIVDKNMAFREEQARNAYKIVGHYVKEFFKWLQTLEIEPIIKEIRAQAKNAALAELQKAIKKGFIPKEQQKNIEKLLHNAFNRFLHDPTKRLKSIADEPSADTIVEAIKFFFEIEDEVGLNRYKCEYYMNLRS; encoded by the coding sequence ATGCACTATCTTGTTATTAGCTTTTCACATAAAAACTCCGATATTGTCACACGAGAAAAACTTGCACTCAGCCAAGAAGAGAGACGAGAATTTGTAGCAAATGAGATTTTAACAAAAGATAGTATTAATGAAGTAATAATCCTCTCAACCTGTAATAGGGTAGAAATCATAGCAAGCTCGAAAGATCCTTTCAGATCCACAGAATCGGTCTTGGAAATTCTTGCAAAAGTTTCTGGAATAAACATAGAAGAGCTTGAGGGGAGAGCTGATGTCTATGAGGATAATGGTGCAGTACACCATATCTTTAGTGTTGCAAGTGGGCTTGATAGTCTTGTAGTTGGTGAAACGCAAATTGTAGGGCAACTCAAAGATGCTTATAAAGAGGCTTATGAGAAAGGGTGGTGTGCGCAAAAACTAGGACGTGTTATGCACTATGCTTTTAAATGTGCAAAAGAGGTACGTACATCTACTGATATTTCAAAAAATCCCGTTTCTGTCGCAAGCGCTGCAGTGGCATTGGCAAAAGATAGGCTTGGAAATTTGGGAGGGTTTACAGCACTTGTGATAGGAACTGGAGAGATGGGAACCCTTGCAGCAAAGCATCTCTTGACACATGGTTGTAATGTTATTTTAGTTGGACGTAGTGAGGAAAAAACTAAAAAAATAGCATATGAGATTGATAAAAACATACAAGTAGCAACAACACCAGAGCTCCCTCACCTCATAAATAATTATAGACTGCTTTTTACTGCAACATCTTCTTCTGATCCGATTATTACTAAAAATATGGTTGAAAGAAGAGATTTTGCAAGGCTTTGGTTTGATATGGCAATCCCACGCGATATTGAAGAGATGGATATAGAAAATATTGCTATCTATGCAGTGGATGATCTTAAAGAGATTGTAGATAAGAATATGGCTTTTCGCGAAGAGCAGGCACGTAATGCGTATAAGATTGTTGGACACTATGTGAAAGAGTTTTTTAAATGGCTCCAAACACTTGAAATAGAGCCAATTATCAAAGAGATCCGAGCACAAGCCAAAAATGCTGCTCTTGCAGAGTTGCAAAAAGCTATAAAAAAAGGGTTTATTCCAAAAGAGCAGCAAAAAAATATAGAGAAGCTTTTGCATAACGCTTTCAATAGATTTTTACATGACCCTACAAAGAGACTCAAGTCCATAGCAGATGAGCCAAGTGCTGACACAATTGTTGAGGCGATAAAGTTTTTTTTCGAAATCGAAGATGAAGTGGGACTTAATCGCTATAAGTGTGAATACTATATGAACTTAAGGAGTTAG